The Amycolatopsis viridis genome window below encodes:
- a CDS encoding substrate-binding domain-containing protein — protein sequence MSRTAHTLAATLLTLTAITTACAPGTADHSRLKIGVVELFSNPFFAEARAGMEKAAAEGDADLVINNANADSAKEAGFVTTYLTQKVDAIVLSAVSPTGSLATLHRIKAAHVPVVCYDTCVNPPDDQQLVDAFVTSDNRGLGATTGRQAATYIRDELSGSAKAIMLTCEEFDVCKQRRTGLDAELAAVHVDLLAEQEGYQVDKATPIANSMLAAHPDAQVIIAENEDAILAAATAVKARGLTGKVAIFGIDIDPQVALLITQPATDVKWTTGQSPFDMGYQAVQAAIARAHGRPAGDFYHHTPSPTFSSADPASARNYLDSHHTN from the coding sequence ATGTCCCGAACCGCCCACACGCTCGCCGCCACCCTACTCACACTCACCGCGATCACCACCGCCTGCGCACCCGGCACGGCAGACCATTCCCGGCTGAAGATCGGTGTGGTGGAACTGTTCTCCAACCCCTTTTTCGCCGAAGCCCGAGCCGGAATGGAGAAGGCCGCCGCGGAAGGCGATGCCGACCTGGTCATCAACAACGCGAACGCGGACTCGGCCAAGGAAGCCGGCTTCGTCACCACCTACCTCACCCAGAAGGTCGATGCGATCGTGCTGTCCGCGGTGTCGCCGACGGGTTCCCTGGCCACCCTCCACCGCATCAAGGCGGCCCATGTGCCCGTCGTCTGCTACGACACCTGCGTCAACCCACCGGACGACCAGCAACTCGTCGACGCCTTCGTCACCAGCGACAACCGGGGCCTCGGCGCGACAACCGGCCGCCAGGCGGCCACCTACATCAGGGACGAGCTGAGCGGGAGCGCCAAGGCCATCATGCTCACCTGCGAAGAGTTCGACGTCTGCAAACAACGGCGCACCGGGCTCGACGCGGAACTCGCCGCGGTCCATGTCGACCTGCTCGCCGAGCAGGAGGGCTACCAGGTCGACAAGGCCACCCCGATCGCCAACTCCATGCTGGCCGCACACCCCGACGCCCAGGTGATCATCGCCGAGAACGAGGACGCCATCCTCGCCGCGGCCACCGCCGTCAAAGCACGCGGACTGACCGGGAAAGTGGCGATCTTCGGCATCGACATCGACCCGCAAGTGGCGCTCCTGATCACCCAGCCCGCGACCGACGTGAAGTGGACCACCGGTCAATCCCCGTTCGACATGGGTTACCAAGCGGTGCAAGCCGCCATCGCGAGAGCACACGGCCGGCCGGCCGGCGACTTCTACCACCACACCCCATCACCCACGTTCTCCTCGGCGGACCCGGCCAGTGCCCGGAACTACCTCGATTCGCACCACACCAATTGA
- a CDS encoding dihydroxyacetone kinase subunit DhaK: MRKFINKPDAVARETLDGFLAVHGRDFEAVPGALAIRRRSRTGKVAIVSGGGSGHEPVWLEYLGPGFADAVCQGDVFAAPDPHSIVTTAKSVDSGHGVLFLYGNYSGDRLNFDLAADLLREDGHQVETVRIADDVAAAGPDRMADRRGIAGGFFAAKIAGAAAEAGLPLESVRALTQQAADCTRSIGVASGAGIVPGTGQPTFELPDGKMEIGMGMHGEVGVRRADLMTADDTVDAMLDLVLADRPVPAGDPVCLLVNGLGATTRAELFIAARRAVENLTERGVAIHDTQVGEFATSQEMHGFSLSVFAMPPELRPHYDAPARTSFFHGVNGS; this comes from the coding sequence ATGCGGAAGTTCATCAACAAACCGGACGCGGTGGCGAGGGAGACCCTCGACGGGTTCCTCGCCGTCCACGGCCGGGACTTCGAGGCGGTACCCGGCGCGCTCGCCATCCGCCGGCGCTCGCGAACCGGGAAGGTCGCGATCGTCTCGGGCGGTGGCAGCGGGCACGAGCCGGTCTGGCTGGAATACCTCGGTCCGGGTTTCGCGGACGCGGTCTGCCAGGGCGACGTCTTCGCCGCTCCCGACCCGCACAGCATCGTGACCACGGCGAAGTCCGTCGACAGTGGACACGGCGTGCTTTTCCTGTACGGCAACTACTCCGGTGACCGGCTCAACTTCGACCTCGCGGCGGATCTGTTGCGCGAGGACGGGCACCAGGTCGAGACGGTCCGGATCGCCGACGACGTCGCCGCGGCCGGGCCCGACCGGATGGCCGACCGGCGGGGCATCGCGGGCGGGTTCTTCGCTGCCAAGATCGCCGGCGCCGCCGCCGAAGCCGGGCTGCCGCTGGAGAGCGTTCGTGCGCTCACCCAGCAAGCGGCCGACTGCACCCGCAGCATCGGTGTGGCCAGCGGTGCGGGCATCGTCCCCGGTACCGGCCAGCCGACCTTCGAGCTGCCGGACGGGAAGATGGAAATCGGGATGGGGATGCACGGCGAAGTCGGGGTGCGCCGCGCGGACCTGATGACCGCCGACGACACCGTGGACGCGATGCTCGACCTGGTCCTCGCCGACCGTCCGGTCCCCGCCGGAGACCCGGTGTGCCTGCTGGTCAACGGACTCGGCGCGACGACCCGCGCCGAACTGTTCATCGCGGCACGGCGGGCGGTGGAGAACCTGACCGAGCGCGGAGTCGCGATCCACGACACCCAGGTCGGAGAGTTCGCCACCAGCCAGGAAATGCACGGCTTCTCGCTCAGCGTGTTCGCCATGCCCCCCGAACTGCGGCCGCACTACGACGCGCCCGCCCGCACCTCGTTCTTCCACGGGGTGAACGGATCATGA
- a CDS encoding sugar ABC transporter ATP-binding protein, translating into MKPSVDDPSGSVCRADAAGGSPVRLAVRGLVKNYPGVRALDGVDFHLAAGEVRALLGKNGAGKSTLVKILSGALRADAGRIELDGQVVQPAGPAEARAAGIATVHQELSLVPELTVAENLLLGRWREAGTRGPLISPAAMAAYAQRHLGVLGVAIDPKAKVGALSVAQQQMVEIARALSYGGKVLILDEPTSSLATAEVAALLELVRRLAADGLSVVYVSHRMDEIPRVADSVTVLRDGQHVATRPISEANTAQIVDMMTGGAIHSHRPRTTAAAGRTVLSVSGLSTADKVRDVTFELREGEVVGIAGLLGSGRTELLRCLSGLTTPASGSMRLDGQPFRPRNPRQAIRAGVGLAPEDRKREGLALGMSVSANLVMASLPAVRSRGLLSAGRERRTATASCTRLSVKTPSLRTAVGTLSGGNQQKVVLGKLLNAGTRVLLLDEPTRGVDVEAKDQIYQLIRDLAATGAAVLMVSSELEELFEVCDRLLVLRDGHVVAQPKVADTALPSVMALAMGGQQ; encoded by the coding sequence ATGAAGCCCTCCGTGGATGACCCGTCTGGGTCGGTCTGCCGAGCGGACGCAGCGGGCGGCAGCCCCGTGCGCCTGGCCGTGCGGGGACTGGTGAAGAACTACCCGGGTGTCCGCGCCCTGGACGGTGTGGACTTCCACCTGGCGGCCGGTGAGGTTCGGGCCCTCCTGGGCAAGAACGGGGCCGGGAAGTCCACCCTCGTCAAGATCCTCTCGGGTGCGCTGCGTGCCGACGCTGGGCGTATCGAGCTGGACGGGCAGGTGGTGCAGCCGGCCGGGCCCGCCGAGGCACGGGCGGCGGGCATCGCCACCGTCCACCAGGAACTGAGCCTGGTGCCCGAGCTGACCGTCGCCGAGAACCTGCTGCTGGGGCGCTGGCGCGAGGCCGGCACCCGGGGGCCCCTGATCAGCCCGGCCGCGATGGCTGCGTACGCGCAGCGGCATCTCGGTGTCCTGGGCGTCGCCATCGACCCGAAGGCCAAGGTCGGCGCACTCAGCGTCGCGCAGCAGCAGATGGTCGAGATAGCCAGGGCGTTGTCCTACGGCGGCAAGGTCCTGATCCTGGACGAGCCCACCAGTTCGCTGGCCACGGCCGAGGTCGCGGCCCTGCTCGAGCTGGTGCGCCGGCTGGCCGCCGACGGGCTGTCCGTGGTGTACGTGTCGCACCGCATGGACGAGATTCCCCGGGTCGCGGACTCGGTGACGGTACTGCGCGACGGGCAGCACGTCGCCACCCGGCCGATCAGCGAGGCGAACACCGCGCAGATCGTCGACATGATGACCGGAGGCGCGATCCACTCCCACCGCCCGCGAACGACCGCCGCAGCCGGGCGCACCGTGCTCTCGGTGAGCGGACTGTCCACAGCGGACAAAGTGCGCGACGTTACGTTCGAACTGCGGGAAGGCGAAGTCGTCGGCATCGCGGGGCTTCTCGGGTCCGGGCGCACCGAGCTGCTCCGCTGCCTGTCCGGCCTCACGACGCCGGCCAGCGGGTCGATGCGGCTCGACGGGCAGCCGTTCCGGCCGCGCAACCCCCGGCAGGCGATACGCGCCGGAGTGGGGCTCGCTCCGGAAGACCGCAAGCGGGAGGGACTGGCACTGGGGATGAGCGTCTCGGCCAATCTCGTGATGGCGTCCCTGCCCGCCGTGCGGTCGCGCGGCCTGCTCTCCGCCGGGCGCGAACGCCGGACTGCGACCGCCAGCTGCACGCGCCTTTCGGTGAAGACACCGTCGCTGCGCACCGCGGTCGGCACTCTCTCCGGCGGCAACCAGCAGAAGGTCGTCCTCGGCAAGCTCCTGAACGCCGGTACCCGCGTGCTCCTGCTCGACGAGCCGACCCGCGGGGTCGACGTGGAGGCCAAGGACCAGATCTACCAGCTCATCCGGGATCTGGCGGCAACCGGAGCCGCGGTCCTGATGGTCTCCTCCGAACTGGAGGAGCTGTTCGAAGTGTGCGATCGGCTGCTCGTCCTGCGCGACGGCCACGTGGTGGCGCAACCGAAGGTCGCGGACACCGCGCTGCCCTCGGTGATGGCCCTGGCGATGGGAGGACAGCAGTGA
- a CDS encoding sugar ABC transporter substrate-binding protein, which produces MKRRFTAARRTAAIALAAGLLVLAGCTSAPVGGNRFTACVTTLFPTGTFAEFTTALQNQGAQHGMTFDVQDVNNDSAKENQVLTACGTRKVDMVIASVVSPTGSLAALRRLNSSGVPVICYNTCLNAPDDQQLTRAFVTNDQRKLGATTAAAAADYIRTKLGGKATIAYLTCETYDVCKQRREGLDQGLAGLDIDVAAAQEGFVVDKATPVATSILAAHPDVDVFLAENEDGVVAAANAIRARGLTGKAVVFGIGINPTVGQLLLDPAGTVVETTGQDAASWAGEVIKIAEQIHSGQNTGPYEHYTPGPAFTHDNPAPVQEYLATHAG; this is translated from the coding sequence ATGAAACGCCGATTCACCGCGGCACGGCGGACAGCCGCGATCGCGCTCGCCGCCGGCCTCCTCGTGCTCGCCGGGTGCACGTCGGCCCCCGTCGGCGGCAACCGCTTCACCGCGTGTGTCACCACGTTGTTCCCGACCGGCACGTTCGCCGAGTTCACCACCGCTCTGCAGAACCAGGGCGCCCAGCACGGCATGACGTTCGACGTCCAGGACGTCAACAACGACTCGGCCAAGGAGAACCAGGTCCTCACCGCGTGCGGGACACGCAAGGTGGACATGGTCATCGCCAGTGTCGTCTCACCCACCGGATCACTGGCCGCGCTGCGCCGCCTGAACTCCAGCGGTGTTCCGGTGATCTGCTACAACACCTGCCTCAACGCGCCGGACGACCAGCAGCTCACCCGGGCCTTCGTCACCAACGACCAGCGCAAGCTCGGTGCCACCACCGCCGCCGCGGCCGCCGACTACATCAGGACCAAGCTCGGCGGCAAGGCCACCATCGCCTACCTGACGTGCGAGACCTACGACGTGTGCAAGCAACGGCGCGAGGGGCTCGACCAGGGGCTGGCCGGCCTGGACATCGACGTCGCAGCCGCCCAGGAAGGATTCGTCGTGGACAAGGCGACACCGGTGGCCACCTCGATCCTCGCCGCGCATCCCGACGTCGACGTCTTCCTCGCCGAGAACGAAGACGGTGTGGTCGCCGCCGCGAACGCCATCAGGGCACGCGGCCTCACCGGCAAGGCGGTCGTCTTCGGCATCGGCATCAACCCGACCGTCGGACAGCTCCTGCTCGACCCGGCCGGCACCGTCGTCGAAACCACCGGCCAGGATGCCGCGTCCTGGGCGGGCGAGGTGATCAAGATCGCCGAGCAGATCCACAGCGGACAGAACACCGGACCGTACGAGCACTACACGCCCGGCCCCGCCTTCACCCACGACAACCCCGCCCCCGTCCAGGAATACCTGGCGACCCACGCGGGCTGA
- a CDS encoding nuclear transport factor 2 family protein, protein MSNPDNEMVVRQFVDALNDGDLTTIADILADEASWHLHGTLPVAGHYEGRDAVLNDFLSQGLGLYEPGSLKIELTSIVSDGPTVAIEWHATGRSARGNLYDNEYALFFHLTDGKIAAIREYCDTLHVNDALYG, encoded by the coding sequence ATGAGCAATCCCGACAACGAAATGGTCGTTCGCCAGTTCGTCGACGCTCTCAACGACGGCGACCTCACCACGATCGCCGACATCCTCGCCGACGAGGCGAGCTGGCACCTGCACGGAACCCTGCCCGTCGCGGGTCACTACGAGGGACGTGACGCGGTCCTCAACGACTTCCTCAGCCAGGGGCTCGGGCTCTACGAACCCGGCAGCCTGAAGATCGAACTCACCAGCATCGTGTCGGACGGTCCCACCGTTGCCATCGAATGGCACGCCACCGGGCGCAGCGCCAGGGGAAACCTCTACGACAACGAATACGCCCTGTTCTTCCACCTGACCGACGGCAAGATCGCCGCGATCCGCGAGTACTGCGACACGCTGCACGTCAACGACGCGCTCTACGGCTGA
- a CDS encoding ABC transporter permease — translation MTGRVGGDHLGLLGALVALVVVLSFAAPNFLSGSNLLDVARQLSFTGTIAFGMTLVIVAAEIDISVGSAIAFNSSLFGVLVVHQHWPMWLAAVTVCVLGALIGAGAGLVRAVLNMPSFIVTLALFSALSGLALLITDAVPLPITDPGFATWGNGSVLGVPVPAVIFLALFLIFWLIAKRTTFGRSVYAIGSNAEAARLSGIPVRAVRTTLFATTGLLAAVSGLLQTSQLGAGNPTIGTGVEFEVITAVIVGGANLYGGRGSMVGTLLGVVFIGVLNNGMVLLGVNSYAQNVANGAIVLLAVLVSAIKPSSRPRRLIGTGRN, via the coding sequence ATGACCGGTCGCGTCGGCGGCGATCACCTCGGCCTGCTCGGTGCACTGGTCGCGCTGGTCGTGGTGCTGTCGTTCGCCGCCCCCAACTTCCTCAGCGGCAGCAATCTGTTGGACGTGGCGCGGCAGCTCTCGTTCACCGGAACCATCGCCTTCGGCATGACGCTGGTGATCGTGGCCGCGGAGATCGACATCAGCGTCGGCTCGGCGATCGCGTTCAACTCGTCGTTGTTCGGTGTCCTCGTGGTGCACCAGCACTGGCCGATGTGGCTGGCCGCGGTCACCGTCTGCGTGCTCGGCGCGCTGATCGGCGCTGGTGCCGGGCTCGTGCGCGCCGTGCTGAACATGCCGTCGTTCATCGTGACCCTCGCGCTCTTCTCGGCGCTGAGCGGCCTGGCGCTGCTGATCACCGACGCGGTCCCGTTGCCGATCACCGATCCGGGCTTCGCCACCTGGGGCAACGGATCCGTGCTCGGCGTGCCCGTCCCCGCGGTGATCTTCCTGGCGCTGTTCCTGATCTTCTGGCTGATCGCCAAGCGGACCACGTTCGGCCGCAGCGTCTACGCGATCGGCAGCAACGCCGAAGCCGCGCGCCTGTCCGGGATCCCGGTGCGCGCCGTGCGGACGACCCTGTTCGCCACCACCGGACTGCTCGCGGCGGTGTCCGGGCTGCTGCAGACGTCCCAGCTGGGCGCGGGCAACCCCACCATCGGCACGGGTGTCGAGTTCGAGGTCATCACGGCCGTGATCGTCGGCGGCGCGAACCTCTACGGCGGTCGCGGCTCGATGGTCGGGACGCTGCTCGGCGTGGTGTTCATCGGCGTGCTCAACAACGGCATGGTGCTGCTGGGTGTCAACAGCTACGCGCAGAACGTCGCCAACGGCGCCATCGTGCTGCTCGCCGTGCTCGTCAGCGCCATCAAGCCGTCGTCGCGGCCCCGGCGGCTCATCGGTACCGGCCGGAACTAG
- a CDS encoding substrate-binding domain-containing protein, with product MPAVSRAMAVLDDIARNGPATLANLARRLALPKSSLLGICQALVEERLLAQDLGGRYTLGLAVAELAAAQAARPPLLGTLGVTVPNSLNPFYAVEIAGIRQAAGELGAEVVAVDAEQDAQAQVRQIEEFVEAGVDAIVLDAVHSTTVGEVVAKAQAAGVPVVAVNVGAEGARATVTTDNVQAGHLVGSYLAGLLGGRGNVAIVDGQPVTAVADRIVGFLGALRDHPDITVVARQRGDHSVASGEHIARRLLTRHPGLSAIFAINDPMAAGALAAMTDLGVAVPLVSIDGAAVAVEAIGSGGPWQATAAQDPARLGRLAVQYAAQAHAGDALADGKRRLLPTTLITRDTLADYQPWG from the coding sequence GTGCCTGCCGTCAGCCGCGCGATGGCGGTGCTCGACGACATCGCCCGCAACGGCCCGGCGACGCTCGCGAACCTGGCCCGGCGCCTGGCGTTGCCGAAAAGCAGCCTGCTCGGGATCTGCCAGGCTCTGGTGGAAGAGCGGCTGCTCGCGCAGGACCTGGGCGGCCGGTACACGCTCGGCCTCGCGGTCGCGGAGCTCGCCGCCGCCCAGGCGGCCCGTCCGCCGCTGCTCGGCACGCTCGGCGTCACCGTCCCGAACAGCCTGAACCCGTTCTACGCGGTGGAGATCGCGGGAATCCGGCAGGCGGCGGGTGAGCTCGGTGCCGAGGTGGTCGCGGTCGACGCGGAGCAGGACGCGCAAGCCCAGGTCCGGCAGATCGAGGAGTTCGTGGAGGCGGGGGTCGACGCGATCGTGCTGGACGCGGTCCACTCGACCACCGTCGGCGAGGTCGTGGCGAAGGCGCAGGCTGCCGGTGTCCCCGTGGTCGCGGTCAACGTCGGCGCGGAAGGCGCGCGGGCGACCGTGACCACGGACAACGTGCAGGCCGGGCACCTGGTGGGCAGCTATCTGGCCGGTCTGCTGGGCGGACGGGGAAACGTCGCGATCGTGGACGGTCAGCCGGTGACCGCGGTCGCGGACCGGATCGTCGGGTTCCTCGGGGCGCTGCGCGACCACCCGGACATCACGGTCGTCGCCCGTCAGCGAGGCGATCACTCCGTGGCCTCCGGCGAGCACATCGCGCGCCGGCTGCTGACCCGCCATCCCGGTCTGAGCGCGATCTTCGCGATCAACGATCCGATGGCCGCCGGCGCTCTGGCCGCGATGACGGACCTCGGTGTCGCCGTTCCGCTGGTGAGCATCGACGGCGCCGCGGTCGCGGTCGAAGCGATCGGGAGTGGCGGGCCGTGGCAGGCGACCGCGGCGCAGGATCCCGCGCGCCTCGGCCGGCTGGCCGTCCAGTACGCCGCCCAGGCGCACGCCGGCGACGCGCTCGCCGACGGGAAGCGAAGGCTCCTGCCGACGACGTTGATCACCAGGGACACTCTCGCCGACTACCAGCCGTGGGGATGA
- a CDS encoding IclR family transcriptional regulator, whose translation MAQAEGRSGSPAVRRAARVLRELAAQDETVSVAELSRRLDAPKSSLADICGVLLDLGMLTRDLDGGVQVGPAIGRIARGLVGGSRLLEVFPRACAQAPGLRGRTVVLAVLADLDVAYLAVRPGVRPLALTLKPGMRMPAWSTGTGRALLSALPVDVVERMHRGRVPESPSGHPFRLAELTAAVTLAQQRGYASNAELGEMQLAGTAAVVGGLTGCVAAVGSVVDLDQVHDPDEDAEPVRGLARRLAELIQD comes from the coding sequence ATGGCGCAAGCAGAGGGCCGGAGCGGTTCGCCCGCCGTGCGTCGCGCGGCCCGTGTCCTGCGGGAACTCGCCGCGCAGGACGAAACGGTGAGCGTGGCGGAACTCAGCCGCCGGCTGGACGCCCCCAAGAGTTCGCTGGCCGACATCTGCGGGGTCCTGCTGGACCTGGGCATGCTGACCCGCGATCTCGACGGTGGCGTGCAGGTCGGCCCGGCGATCGGCCGGATCGCCCGCGGGCTGGTCGGCGGGAGCCGGCTGCTGGAGGTGTTTCCGCGCGCGTGCGCCCAGGCGCCGGGCCTGCGCGGCCGTACCGTCGTGCTGGCTGTGCTCGCGGATCTCGACGTGGCCTACCTGGCTGTCCGGCCCGGTGTGCGTCCGTTGGCGCTGACCTTGAAGCCCGGCATGCGCATGCCGGCCTGGTCCACCGGCACCGGGCGCGCGTTGCTGTCCGCGTTGCCGGTCGACGTGGTCGAACGGATGCACCGCGGCCGGGTGCCCGAATCGCCGAGCGGCCACCCGTTCCGGCTCGCCGAGCTGACGGCCGCGGTCACGCTGGCCCAGCAGCGCGGGTACGCCTCCAACGCGGAGCTCGGCGAGATGCAGCTGGCCGGTACCGCGGCCGTCGTCGGTGGCCTGACCGGCTGTGTGGCGGCCGTCGGCTCGGTCGTCGATCTCGACCAGGTCCACGACCCCGACGAGGACGCCGAGCCGGTGCGCGGGCTCGCTCGCCGGCTCGCCGAGCTGATCCAGGACTGA
- a CDS encoding acyl-CoA thioesterase yields MTQREPFRVEIKVRHYELDTLGHLNHAVYHSYGEVARTEALDQAGGAALREQHLAPVLLESHIVFRREIRAGETVYVGCVAKFGTGKTFHMTNDLHKTDGTLAAEITCTLGLMDLRRRKLVDDPRGHLERAGVDLSVFTAD; encoded by the coding sequence GTGACTCAGCGCGAACCGTTCCGGGTGGAGATCAAGGTCCGGCACTACGAGCTGGACACGCTCGGCCACCTCAACCACGCCGTTTACCACTCCTACGGCGAGGTCGCCCGCACGGAGGCGCTCGATCAGGCCGGGGGCGCGGCGCTGCGGGAACAGCACCTGGCGCCGGTGCTGCTGGAGTCGCACATCGTGTTCCGCCGGGAGATCCGCGCCGGCGAAACCGTGTACGTCGGCTGCGTGGCGAAGTTCGGCACCGGCAAGACGTTCCACATGACCAACGACCTCCACAAGACGGACGGCACCCTCGCCGCCGAGATCACCTGCACACTGGGACTGATGGACCTGCGGCGGCGCAAGCTGGTCGACGATCCGCGTGGACACCTCGAACGGGCCGGTGTGGACCTCTCGGTCTTCACCGCCGACTGA